One Pelorhabdus rhamnosifermentans genomic window, TATTGTCATTAGAGCGGATTAACTAGTTTTTTTAAAAATGGAGGTCAATATGAATTTATTAGAAATTTTAGCGCCTTATCAAGATTTTGAAATTATTCTTAATGATAAGCCTATTCGTTCGGCACAAGATGGAGCAACGTATTTTCAGATTGAAATAGGGCAGACTGCACCTACGCTCATATTAGAAGGGGATAATAAGTACTTTGCGGTTATTGTGTCTGGCAGGCGCAATGGCTTAGATATGGAAGAAATGGCGAGGGTACTAGGCTGTCATAAGGTAAAACTAGCAAAACCTAATAAAGTAAAAAAAATTACGGGGTATAAAGTTGGTACTATACCGTTGGTGGGACTTTCCTTACCGTATATTTTAGATAAACAGTTATTTGAATATGATTTTGTTTATGGAGGGACAGGTGAGGTTGATAAGACGTTAAAAATTGCACCTGCTGTTTTAAAAATGGTAAATCAAGTAATTGCTAAATTTGATTAAAGGGGTAGTAACTATAATTTATTGGGCTATTGAGATGAAAAATAAACTTAGATATCGGTTAATTCCTGGAAAAGATGATGCAATTTTTTGTGAGAGAATTCCTAAATTTCTTGATGATAGTTATAAATTATACGGCTCTCATACCTGTATATTTAATGGGAAATCGTGATCGTTAGCACATGTAATTAACGATTAGGGGCTTAGAAAGGGGAAGAAGTATGCCAATAGAATATAAAAATGTAGTTCCATGGGGAAGAAAGTTTGATGAATATTGCCAAATGTTTGACTTAACAGAAAGTGATTTTAAAAAAACCATAATTAGTTGCGGAGATGGCCCCGCGAGTTTTAACTTTGAGGCAACTAAAAAGGGGTATTCAGTCACCTCCATAGATCCAATTTACTTTTTTACAAAAGAACAGATTCATAAAAGAATTATTGAAACATATGAAATTGTTCTCAAAGAGACATCTATACATAAAGAATATTTTGTTTGGAAAAGTATCAAAGATATTGATACTTTAGGTAATTTAAGAATGGAAGCAATGCAATTATTTTTAGATGACTTTGATAAGGGATTTCGCGAAAAAAGATATATACCAGGTGAGTTACCGTTCTTAAATTTTAAAAATTTACAATTTGATATTGCACTTTGCTCCCATTTTTTATTTTTATAT contains:
- a CDS encoding DUF1737 domain-containing protein encodes the protein MKNKLRYRLIPGKDDAIFCERIPKFLDDSYKLYGSHTCIFNGKS
- a CDS encoding aminoacyl-tRNA deacylase → MNLLEILAPYQDFEIILNDKPIRSAQDGATYFQIEIGQTAPTLILEGDNKYFAVIVSGRRNGLDMEEMARVLGCHKVKLAKPNKVKKITGYKVGTIPLVGLSLPYILDKQLFEYDFVYGGTGEVDKTLKIAPAVLKMVNQVIAKFD